A region from the Sandaracinus amylolyticus genome encodes:
- the recD gene encoding exodeoxyribonuclease V subunit alpha, whose protein sequence is MTRPPLTPLGAARHAIGAAPAGDLPAFPEDLAALARNADLGEERVHVAWELVRAVPQLAAEDQRALVVLLVLLFEAIAQGSTRLPISPSDRAVLRARAAALGLSRADLKRAESCADTILVGLGGKSSDTRGQLSMLFAAPAGARSPYEPLVGEPGAYRPVIVESGALVPQRLSATEGRLASRLLDRAPPRAHPDAIATALRAVLASPVVGKRGPIVLTSEQTAAVHAALSEPVAVISGGPGTGKTSIVVSMLRALARLASPEVAARDVALAAPTGKAADRLASSIRDALAACRDPIDLALRDALSEARTLHRLLGWSPSAETFRHDEDSPLAERVVIVDEASMIDLALMERLVAALRPEARLVLLGDADQLPSVEPGAVLSDLVGSGGASTITITRLTQSHRMDPRDPAGSHILGIAQAVNAGTAPRAEEGPLASGVIRRVRAPSDAGEGVSILSPRDAGAREALLSWWYRERVVASVDRTFVIDAPHDHAPLKALFDRLDASRLLCVTRGRATGADAINAWMGARLARERRLPVGPLLLVGEPVMVVRNDYDRGLFNGDQGLVLWVAERAGTSARPSLVVRRGERFVAFPLETVRPLLERAYATTVHKAQGSEHDAVALVLPDEDVPRLLTREIVYTAITRARRSVLLVGSADLLARAIARPTARTTGLGAKLRSRGA, encoded by the coding sequence GTGACGCGCCCGCCGCTCACGCCGCTCGGCGCCGCGCGCCATGCGATCGGGGCTGCGCCGGCGGGGGATCTCCCGGCGTTCCCCGAAGATCTCGCGGCGCTCGCGCGCAACGCCGATCTCGGCGAGGAGCGGGTGCACGTCGCGTGGGAGCTCGTGCGCGCGGTGCCTCAGCTCGCTGCCGAAGATCAGCGCGCGCTCGTGGTGCTCTTGGTGCTGCTGTTCGAGGCGATCGCGCAGGGCTCGACGCGCTTGCCGATCTCGCCGAGCGATCGCGCGGTGCTGCGCGCGCGCGCCGCGGCGCTCGGTCTGTCGCGCGCCGATCTCAAGCGCGCCGAGTCGTGCGCCGACACGATCCTCGTCGGGCTCGGCGGCAAGTCGAGCGACACGCGCGGTCAGCTCTCGATGCTCTTCGCGGCGCCCGCGGGCGCGCGCTCGCCGTACGAGCCGCTGGTCGGCGAGCCCGGCGCGTATCGCCCGGTGATCGTCGAGTCGGGCGCGCTGGTGCCGCAGCGCCTGAGCGCGACCGAGGGACGGCTCGCGTCGCGCTTGCTCGATCGCGCGCCGCCGCGCGCGCATCCCGACGCGATCGCGACCGCGCTGCGCGCGGTGCTCGCGAGCCCGGTGGTCGGAAAGCGCGGTCCGATCGTGCTCACGAGCGAGCAGACCGCGGCGGTGCACGCCGCGCTCTCGGAGCCGGTCGCGGTGATCTCGGGTGGGCCGGGCACCGGCAAGACGTCGATCGTGGTGTCGATGCTCCGCGCGCTCGCGCGCCTCGCGTCGCCCGAGGTCGCCGCGCGCGACGTCGCGCTCGCGGCGCCGACCGGCAAAGCCGCGGATCGCTTGGCGTCGTCGATCCGCGACGCGCTCGCGGCGTGCCGTGATCCGATCGATCTCGCGCTGCGCGATGCGCTCTCGGAGGCGCGCACGCTGCATCGCTTGCTCGGGTGGTCGCCGAGCGCGGAGACGTTCCGCCACGACGAGGACAGCCCGCTCGCGGAGCGCGTCGTGATCGTCGACGAAGCGTCGATGATCGATCTCGCGCTGATGGAGCGCCTCGTCGCGGCGCTGCGCCCGGAGGCGCGGCTCGTGCTGCTCGGGGACGCGGATCAGCTGCCCTCGGTCGAGCCCGGCGCGGTGCTGAGCGATCTCGTGGGCAGCGGCGGCGCGAGCACGATCACGATCACGCGGCTGACCCAGAGCCACCGCATGGATCCGCGCGATCCCGCGGGCTCGCACATCCTGGGCATCGCGCAGGCGGTGAACGCGGGGACCGCGCCGCGCGCCGAGGAAGGCCCGCTCGCGAGCGGCGTGATCCGGCGGGTGCGCGCGCCGAGCGATGCGGGCGAGGGCGTCTCGATCCTCTCGCCGCGCGATGCCGGCGCGCGCGAGGCGCTGCTCTCGTGGTGGTACCGCGAGCGCGTGGTCGCGTCGGTCGATCGCACCTTCGTGATCGACGCGCCCCACGATCACGCGCCGCTCAAGGCGCTCTTCGATCGCCTCGATGCGTCGCGCCTGCTCTGCGTGACGCGTGGTCGCGCGACCGGCGCCGACGCGATCAACGCGTGGATGGGCGCGCGCCTCGCGCGCGAGCGACGCCTGCCCGTCGGTCCGCTGCTGCTGGTGGGCGAGCCGGTGATGGTCGTGCGCAACGACTACGACCGCGGCCTCTTCAACGGCGATCAGGGCCTCGTGTTGTGGGTCGCGGAGCGAGCAGGCACGAGCGCGCGGCCGTCGCTCGTGGTGCGTCGCGGCGAGCGCTTCGTCGCGTTCCCGCTCGAGACGGTGCGCCCGCTGCTCGAGCGCGCGTACGCGACGACGGTGCACAAGGCGCAGGGCTCGGAGCACGACGCCGTCGCGCTGGTCCTGCCCGACGAAGACGTGCCGCGCCTGCTGACGCGCGAGATCGTCTACACCGCGATCACACGCGCGCGACGCTCGGTGCTGCTCGTCGGATCGGCGGATCTGCTGGCGCGCGCCATCGCGCGACCGACTGCCCGAACGACCGGGCTCGGTGCGAAGCTTCGTTCGCGCGGTGCGTGA
- a CDS encoding UvrD-helicase domain-containing protein, with the protein MTDVLTDRPALLDALRRADGSRPHAVIEASAGTGKTHTLEHLVIDLLREGTPIERILVVTFTEKATLEMRARIRARIASLVTALSPVENERLRAALLDFDRAPISTIHAFCQRVLAEQAFASGRLLEQQRLDPREAFAKSFRDALRRGLAANAPERPLLEQAIAAMGASKLEDVLWRWSLERGEVRPRFDAESLVAAIAAMPDAAELEGALGRTLLHSVGHHAVRARARETFATLAPFVAKARAAEPVDAWLPSLLAWANDAPNRAAERNVDYLAIHLGAHPVIGAHVRTLAAHASSALPVLIGRVLPAIVKRLDEDKRKNGRFDFDDMLRLVHEALHGPRGDDVTAALRARYRYALVDEFQDTDPVQWAIFRRVFFDREDGGALVLIGDPKQSIYAFRSADVHTYLAVCDEVVAAGGVKVPLVDCYRSTQPMIDAVNLVLRETFFTGPNRYDHPVRCGRPALVAEDATTSAPIVLLHLHADDELRAKPMRFALANAIADEIARLIDGGMQVTDRSRDDGALRPLQPSDVFVLTRTGKEAQEVAEALRRRGIPHALSSQEGLFDTREARDVLDVLRALEDPGSRALRLRAWMTPFFAVTQDELDACRALPGDHPFALRIARWTQLARDHRFAALFQSMLDESGLARRLLFLREGERELVNYQHVLEILLARASQGRLALREITTELGELVDTRRKVAGDDEDVQRLESERAAVQLLTMHKSKGLEAEVVFLFGGMTQRPAGAHEPHVFHEDGQRVAWIGDPGGELGAQVHEEERHEHERLLYVALTRARSRSYLPYIGPAPARDALPAGTGSTFARLAGAYRVLADRLVQLVDRDQLDPALFARSMVKVTGARRRIAIPAPLPAIDATTTSAALTIPALDPPERFTTLRGAARGIEVTSYTRMKAGRARLGLDRTHDDQTAWIEELASDATAAVVPIEADDPLPAGAAFGVFVHEILEHVDVQHVIASADRDALLAHEPTSALFAASAERNGIDPRVIPPSAELVMRTLKTPIRAGTLALPEGFASLTKTVAEMSFLHPIPERAHPLFGDWQSPDRAPLTIERGFVRGVIDLIFEHAGRIYVLDWKTDRLPTYDAASLEAHVAAHYEIQARLYALGVARMLRIASASEHDARFGGIVYCFVRGMKANKRGPTEGVTFARPTFDTLAEWDRALRDEDAPWGHPLPPRPRREEARS; encoded by the coding sequence GTGACCGACGTGCTCACCGATCGTCCTGCGCTGCTCGATGCGCTGCGGCGCGCGGATGGATCGCGCCCGCACGCCGTGATCGAGGCCTCGGCCGGGACGGGCAAGACCCACACGCTCGAGCACCTCGTCATCGATCTGCTCCGCGAGGGGACGCCGATCGAGCGCATCCTCGTCGTGACGTTCACCGAGAAGGCGACGCTCGAGATGCGCGCCCGCATCCGCGCGCGCATCGCGTCGCTCGTCACCGCGCTCTCGCCGGTCGAGAACGAGCGGCTGCGCGCGGCGCTGCTCGACTTCGATCGCGCGCCGATCTCGACCATCCACGCGTTCTGCCAGCGGGTGCTCGCGGAGCAGGCGTTCGCGAGCGGACGATTGTTGGAGCAGCAACGATTGGATCCGCGCGAGGCGTTCGCGAAGAGCTTCCGCGATGCGCTGCGACGAGGGCTCGCGGCGAATGCGCCGGAGCGTCCGCTGCTCGAGCAGGCGATCGCGGCGATGGGCGCATCGAAGCTCGAGGACGTGCTGTGGCGCTGGTCGCTCGAGCGCGGTGAGGTGCGGCCGCGCTTCGATGCCGAGTCGCTGGTCGCGGCGATCGCGGCGATGCCCGATGCGGCGGAGCTCGAGGGCGCGCTGGGCCGCACGTTGCTGCACTCGGTCGGTCACCACGCGGTGCGGGCGCGGGCGCGCGAGACGTTCGCGACGCTCGCGCCCTTCGTGGCCAAGGCGCGCGCGGCGGAGCCCGTCGACGCGTGGCTTCCGTCGTTGCTCGCGTGGGCCAACGACGCGCCGAACCGCGCGGCCGAGCGCAACGTCGACTACCTCGCGATCCACCTCGGCGCGCACCCGGTGATCGGCGCGCACGTGCGCACCCTCGCGGCCCACGCGTCGAGCGCGCTGCCGGTGCTGATCGGTCGCGTGCTCCCGGCGATCGTGAAGCGCCTCGACGAGGACAAGCGCAAGAACGGGCGCTTCGACTTCGACGACATGCTGCGCCTGGTGCACGAGGCGCTGCACGGACCGCGCGGCGACGACGTCACCGCGGCGCTGCGCGCGCGCTATCGCTACGCGCTGGTCGACGAGTTCCAGGACACCGATCCGGTGCAGTGGGCGATCTTCCGCCGCGTCTTCTTCGATCGCGAGGATGGTGGCGCGCTGGTGCTGATCGGCGATCCCAAGCAGTCGATCTACGCGTTCCGCAGCGCCGACGTGCACACGTACCTCGCGGTGTGCGACGAGGTCGTCGCCGCGGGCGGCGTGAAGGTGCCGCTGGTCGACTGCTACCGCTCGACGCAGCCGATGATCGACGCGGTGAACCTCGTGCTGCGCGAGACGTTCTTCACCGGCCCGAATCGCTACGACCACCCGGTGCGCTGCGGTCGCCCCGCGCTGGTCGCCGAGGACGCGACCACGAGCGCGCCGATCGTGCTCTTGCATCTCCACGCCGACGACGAGCTGCGCGCCAAGCCGATGCGCTTCGCGCTCGCGAACGCGATCGCCGACGAGATCGCGCGGCTGATCGACGGCGGCATGCAGGTCACCGATCGATCGCGCGACGACGGGGCGCTGCGTCCGCTGCAGCCGAGCGACGTCTTCGTGCTCACGCGCACCGGCAAAGAGGCGCAGGAGGTCGCGGAGGCGCTGCGTCGCAGAGGGATCCCGCACGCGCTCTCGTCGCAAGAAGGGCTCTTCGACACCCGCGAGGCGCGCGACGTGCTCGACGTGCTGCGCGCGCTCGAAGATCCCGGCTCGCGCGCGCTGCGCCTCCGCGCGTGGATGACGCCGTTCTTCGCGGTGACCCAGGACGAGCTCGATGCGTGCCGCGCATTGCCGGGCGATCACCCATTCGCGCTGCGCATCGCGCGCTGGACGCAGCTCGCGCGCGATCACCGCTTCGCCGCGCTGTTCCAGTCGATGCTCGACGAGAGCGGGCTCGCGCGTCGCCTCCTCTTCCTGCGCGAGGGCGAGCGCGAGCTGGTGAACTACCAGCACGTGCTCGAGATCCTGCTGGCGCGCGCGAGCCAGGGACGCCTCGCGCTGCGCGAGATCACGACCGAGCTCGGCGAGCTGGTCGACACCCGGCGCAAGGTCGCGGGCGACGACGAGGACGTGCAGCGCCTCGAGAGCGAGCGCGCCGCGGTGCAGCTCCTCACGATGCACAAGAGCAAGGGCCTCGAGGCGGAGGTCGTCTTCCTGTTCGGCGGCATGACCCAGCGCCCGGCGGGCGCGCACGAGCCCCACGTGTTCCACGAGGACGGCCAGCGCGTCGCGTGGATCGGCGATCCCGGCGGCGAGCTCGGCGCGCAAGTGCACGAAGAAGAGCGCCACGAGCACGAGCGACTGCTCTACGTCGCGCTCACCCGCGCGCGCTCGCGCTCGTACCTGCCGTACATCGGGCCCGCGCCGGCGCGCGATGCGCTGCCGGCGGGCACCGGCTCGACGTTCGCGCGGCTCGCGGGCGCGTATCGCGTGCTCGCCGATCGACTGGTGCAGCTCGTCGATCGCGATCAGCTCGATCCCGCGCTCTTCGCGCGCTCGATGGTGAAGGTCACCGGCGCGCGGCGTCGCATCGCGATCCCCGCGCCGCTGCCCGCGATCGACGCGACCACCACCAGCGCGGCGCTGACGATCCCGGCGCTCGATCCGCCCGAGCGCTTCACCACGCTGCGCGGCGCGGCGCGGGGCATCGAGGTCACGTCGTACACCCGCATGAAGGCGGGGCGCGCGCGGCTCGGGCTCGATCGCACCCACGACGATCAGACCGCGTGGATCGAGGAGCTCGCGAGCGACGCGACCGCCGCGGTGGTGCCGATCGAGGCCGACGATCCGCTGCCCGCGGGCGCGGCGTTCGGCGTGTTCGTCCACGAGATCCTCGAGCACGTCGACGTGCAGCACGTGATCGCGAGCGCGGATCGCGACGCGCTGCTCGCGCACGAGCCGACGAGCGCGCTGTTCGCGGCGTCGGCCGAGCGCAACGGCATCGATCCCCGGGTGATCCCGCCGAGCGCCGAGCTCGTGATGCGCACGCTGAAGACGCCGATCCGCGCGGGCACGCTCGCGCTGCCCGAGGGCTTCGCGTCGCTGACCAAGACCGTCGCGGAGATGTCGTTCCTCCATCCGATCCCCGAGCGCGCGCACCCGCTCTTCGGCGACTGGCAGAGCCCGGATCGCGCGCCGCTCACGATCGAGCGCGGCTTCGTGCGCGGCGTGATCGATCTGATCTTCGAGCACGCGGGCCGCATCTACGTGCTCGACTGGAAGACCGATCGACTGCCGACCTACGACGCGGCGTCGCTCGAGGCGCACGTCGCCGCGCACTACGAGATCCAGGCGCGGCTCTACGCGCTCGGCGTCGCGCGCATGCTGCGCATCGCGAGCGCGAGCGAGCACGACGCGCGCTTCGGCGGGATCGTCTACTGCTTCGTGCGCGGCATGAAGGCGAACAAGCGCGGGCCGACCGAGGGCGTGACGTTCGCGCGACCGACGTTCGACACGCTCGCGGAGTGGGACCGCGCGCTGCGCGACGAGGACGCGCCGTGGGGCCACCCGCTGCCGCCGCGCCCGCGGCGCGAGGAGGCACGCTCGTGA
- a CDS encoding exodeoxyribonuclease V subunit gamma gives MIRLVYSNRTEHLVRALAARIAERADPLDAVTIVVPNRPMERWVEMQLASRLGIAANLRFVRLERFVSERLAREGAPKVLEGAAIEGRLLATLLELGAGDPELEPVRSYLRAAGDDGDAISRRAVQLARRLARSFEEYGFSRAKMIEAWSKGALELEGTSFAATERWQRALFLAVRGRGDAQLEAMTLADALSAAAPESAASEAHVFGVSYVARIFQQAIAALGAKTALHVYALNPCEEFWEDAISDAEARRAKRRARARGEHDPYALESDVDNALLRAWGRPGREHVAMLDELTGFDAHASFDDPGDATLLSRIQSAILRRAPIEAGETIADGSVQLLACPSIRRELETVATEIWSLIDGSQASERPYRFHEIAVLVNGPDRDRYLPHLEAVFAEAHDLPWNAADLALAARSRVADCALRLIDLPASSFTRAALLEILAHPLVLARWSDADPARVAALCDRLGVFHGIDARDHRGTYLEGSGLVHWDQAVRRLALGVVMEGGGSFDIDAVPLAPEPIAGSDELGGGLGLLVRSLASDARFARGAAMLPSEWARFFEALLRSYLVVGEGPEESELRRCLTALAELAKRDAGVRVGYSVAAELARAELESLPAARGVPLGDGVVVASLLPMRAIPFRAIFVLGLGEGRFPARELETGLDLRAAGRKPGDVSIDERDRYTFLETLLCARDRLVLSWIARDEQSGEARQPSSVVSAIEEAIGAPVPRRTPTLRRHDELADDAIRAHALPAAADEARARIEGAPHRRALADARFPEAALALLPESDPRRALLAMPRVPPRARDSEDEPRERVSIEAIRRFLECPIQGHARLVIGQDQDDVDAAAEDEPFEVARTERDRVLEEVFLAALERDDAEIDAIYRTRIAQSAARGAWPIGVLATLRREEDRRDLLAWRRGYARFPAGTRIHRVRFGATVARGEVVIERPHEPVLVPLGSDHVEVIGATRWLLSTGDSLRTTTSTRLEGQGERARVEQLRYALRAFVDHAVLAASGISSGNTRRAWVLDRCDGGPLVVQLAPMRKEAAARWLAGVLDDLREGPHGVFLPCEAVLRSEALFTRGHDHPSEELARSIEQVRTKWDGGSSKYGPVRDAALHPAPEPKSALALASRRFRAFFDHLRGIKRAP, from the coding sequence ATGATCCGGCTGGTCTACTCGAACCGCACCGAGCACCTGGTGCGCGCGCTCGCGGCGCGGATCGCCGAGCGCGCCGACCCACTCGACGCGGTCACGATCGTCGTGCCCAACCGCCCGATGGAGCGCTGGGTCGAGATGCAGCTCGCGTCGCGGCTCGGCATCGCGGCGAACCTGCGCTTCGTGCGGCTCGAGCGCTTCGTCTCCGAGCGCCTCGCGCGCGAGGGCGCGCCGAAGGTGCTCGAGGGCGCGGCGATCGAAGGGCGCCTGCTCGCGACGCTGCTCGAGCTGGGCGCGGGCGATCCCGAGCTCGAGCCGGTGCGCTCCTATCTGCGCGCCGCGGGGGACGACGGCGACGCGATCTCGCGCCGCGCGGTGCAGCTCGCGCGGCGCCTCGCGCGCTCGTTCGAGGAGTACGGCTTCTCGCGCGCGAAGATGATCGAGGCGTGGAGCAAGGGGGCGCTCGAGCTCGAGGGGACGTCGTTCGCCGCGACCGAGCGCTGGCAGCGCGCGCTCTTCCTCGCGGTGCGCGGGCGCGGTGACGCGCAGCTCGAGGCAATGACGCTCGCGGATGCGCTGTCCGCCGCGGCGCCCGAGAGCGCGGCGAGCGAGGCGCACGTGTTCGGCGTGTCGTACGTCGCGCGCATCTTCCAGCAGGCGATCGCGGCGCTCGGCGCGAAGACCGCGCTGCACGTCTACGCGCTCAACCCGTGCGAGGAGTTCTGGGAGGACGCGATCAGCGACGCCGAGGCGCGTCGCGCGAAGCGTCGCGCGAGGGCGCGCGGCGAGCACGATCCCTACGCGCTCGAGAGCGACGTCGACAACGCGCTCCTGCGCGCGTGGGGGCGCCCGGGGCGCGAGCACGTCGCGATGCTCGACGAGCTCACCGGGTTCGACGCCCACGCGTCGTTCGACGATCCGGGCGACGCGACGCTGCTCTCGCGCATCCAGTCGGCGATCCTGCGGCGCGCGCCGATCGAGGCGGGCGAGACGATCGCGGACGGCAGCGTGCAGCTGCTCGCGTGCCCGTCGATCCGCCGCGAGCTCGAGACGGTCGCGACCGAGATCTGGTCGCTGATCGACGGCTCGCAGGCGAGCGAGCGGCCCTATCGCTTCCACGAGATCGCGGTGCTCGTGAACGGGCCCGATCGGGATCGCTACCTGCCGCACCTCGAGGCGGTGTTCGCGGAGGCCCACGATCTGCCGTGGAACGCGGCGGATCTCGCGCTCGCGGCGCGCTCGCGGGTGGCGGACTGCGCGCTGCGATTGATCGATCTGCCCGCGTCGAGCTTCACGCGCGCGGCGCTGCTCGAGATCCTCGCGCACCCGCTCGTGCTCGCGCGCTGGTCCGACGCCGACCCCGCGCGGGTCGCCGCGTTGTGTGATCGCCTCGGGGTGTTCCACGGGATCGACGCCCGTGATCACCGCGGGACGTACCTCGAGGGCAGCGGGCTCGTGCACTGGGATCAGGCGGTGCGGCGGCTGGCGCTCGGCGTGGTGATGGAGGGCGGCGGCAGCTTCGACATCGACGCGGTGCCGCTCGCGCCCGAGCCGATCGCGGGCTCCGACGAGCTCGGCGGCGGGCTGGGATTGTTGGTGCGATCGCTGGCGTCGGACGCGCGGTTCGCGCGCGGCGCGGCGATGCTGCCGAGCGAGTGGGCGCGCTTCTTCGAGGCGCTGCTGCGCAGCTATCTCGTGGTCGGCGAAGGCCCCGAGGAGAGCGAGCTGCGTCGCTGTCTGACCGCGCTCGCCGAGCTCGCGAAGCGCGATGCGGGCGTGCGCGTCGGGTACTCGGTCGCGGCGGAGCTCGCACGCGCGGAGCTCGAGTCGCTGCCCGCGGCGCGTGGTGTGCCGCTGGGCGATGGTGTGGTGGTCGCGTCGCTCCTGCCGATGCGGGCGATCCCGTTCCGCGCGATCTTCGTGCTCGGGCTCGGCGAAGGGCGGTTCCCGGCGCGCGAGCTGGAGACCGGGCTCGATCTGCGCGCGGCGGGGCGCAAGCCGGGCGACGTGTCGATCGACGAGCGCGATCGCTACACGTTCCTCGAGACGCTGCTGTGTGCGCGCGATCGCCTGGTGCTCTCGTGGATCGCGCGCGACGAGCAGAGCGGCGAAGCGCGTCAGCCCTCGTCGGTGGTGAGCGCGATCGAAGAGGCGATCGGCGCGCCGGTGCCGCGACGCACCCCGACGTTGCGGCGCCACGACGAGCTCGCCGACGACGCGATCCGCGCCCACGCGCTGCCCGCCGCGGCGGACGAGGCGCGGGCGCGCATCGAGGGCGCGCCGCACCGTCGTGCGCTCGCCGATGCGCGCTTCCCCGAGGCGGCCCTCGCGCTCCTGCCCGAGAGTGATCCGCGCCGCGCGCTGCTCGCGATGCCGCGGGTCCCGCCGCGCGCGCGGGACAGCGAGGACGAGCCGCGCGAGCGAGTGTCGATCGAGGCGATCCGCCGGTTCCTCGAGTGCCCGATCCAAGGGCACGCACGGCTGGTGATCGGTCAGGACCAGGACGACGTCGACGCGGCAGCGGAGGACGAGCCGTTCGAGGTCGCGCGCACCGAGCGCGATCGCGTGCTCGAGGAGGTGTTCCTCGCGGCGCTGGAGCGCGACGACGCCGAGATCGATGCGATCTATCGCACGCGGATCGCGCAGAGCGCGGCGCGGGGCGCGTGGCCGATCGGCGTGCTCGCGACGCTGCGGCGCGAGGAGGATCGTCGCGACCTGCTCGCGTGGCGGCGCGGATATGCGCGGTTTCCTGCGGGCACGCGCATCCATCGGGTGCGCTTCGGGGCGACGGTGGCGCGCGGCGAGGTGGTGATCGAGCGGCCGCACGAGCCGGTGCTGGTGCCGCTCGGGTCGGATCACGTCGAGGTGATCGGCGCGACGCGGTGGCTGCTCTCGACCGGCGACTCGCTGCGCACGACGACGTCGACGAGGCTCGAGGGGCAGGGCGAGCGGGCGCGCGTCGAGCAGCTGCGGTACGCGCTGCGCGCGTTCGTCGATCACGCGGTGCTCGCGGCGTCGGGGATCTCGAGCGGCAACACGCGTCGGGCGTGGGTGCTCGATCGTTGTGATGGAGGCCCGCTGGTCGTGCAGCTCGCGCCGATGCGCAAAGAGGCGGCGGCGCGCTGGCTCGCGGGCGTGCTCGACGATCTGCGCGAAGGGCCGCACGGCGTGTTCCTGCCGTGCGAAGCGGTGCTGCGCAGCGAGGCGCTCTTCACGCGCGGCCACGACCATCCGAGCGAAGAGCTGGCGCGCTCGATCGAGCAAGTGCGCACCAAGTGGGACGGAGGCTCGTCGAAGTACGGCCCGGTGCGCGACGCCGCGCTGCACCCCGCGCCCGAGCCCAAGAGCGCGCTGGCCTTGGCGAGCCGGAGGTTCCGCGCGTTCTTCGATCACCTCCGCGGCATCAAGAGGGCGCCGTGA
- a CDS encoding c-type cytochrome: protein MKRAASTFFVMIALAGCGGAASVPETPAPVTALDDARGGRLFDHWARELGRTDFVPDARATAGAADGQGGPTSDGTLRLPDGRVLLNDGGHDYRLKNLLGWDLRGRAGLYGPSLMNKPYALETDALAWPGSVREIADRLERGEGDLPAYGDVLARHELEEIAAFVVRMRDGELPRATDVLALTSPDAGHYALREGGDATRGARLYAERCASCHGDDGTAILFDEGAYSLGSHARQKAYEDWLKILNGQPGSPMGRQVRGETAAEMRQEILDLLAALCDRQRFPRGEASSDDVPDGDPRCGAYLR, encoded by the coding sequence ATGAAGAGAGCTGCATCGACGTTCTTCGTGATGATCGCGCTCGCCGGCTGCGGCGGCGCGGCGTCGGTCCCCGAGACGCCAGCCCCGGTCACCGCGCTCGACGACGCGCGCGGCGGTCGCCTGTTCGATCACTGGGCGCGCGAGCTCGGCCGCACCGACTTCGTGCCCGACGCGCGCGCCACCGCCGGCGCCGCCGACGGACAGGGCGGCCCGACGAGCGACGGAACGCTGCGCCTTCCCGACGGCCGCGTGCTGCTCAACGACGGCGGCCACGACTACCGGCTCAAGAACCTGCTCGGCTGGGATCTCCGCGGCCGCGCCGGCCTCTACGGCCCGTCGCTCATGAACAAGCCGTACGCGCTCGAGACCGACGCGCTCGCGTGGCCGGGCTCGGTGCGCGAGATCGCGGATCGCCTCGAGCGCGGCGAGGGGGACCTCCCGGCGTACGGCGATGTGCTCGCGCGCCACGAGCTCGAGGAGATCGCCGCGTTCGTGGTGCGCATGCGCGACGGCGAGCTCCCGCGCGCGACCGACGTGCTCGCGCTCACGAGCCCCGACGCCGGTCACTACGCGCTGCGCGAGGGCGGCGACGCGACGCGCGGCGCGCGGCTCTACGCCGAGCGCTGCGCGAGCTGTCACGGCGACGACGGCACCGCGATCCTGTTCGACGAGGGCGCGTACTCGCTCGGCTCGCACGCGCGACAGAAGGCGTACGAGGACTGGCTCAAGATCCTGAACGGCCAGCCCGGCTCCCCGATGGGCCGCCAGGTGCGCGGCGAGACCGCGGCCGAGATGCGCCAGGAGATCCTCGACCTCCTCGCGGCGCTGTGCGATCGCCAGCGCTTCCCGCGCGGCGAGGCCAGCTCCGACGACGTCCCCGACGGCGACCCGCGCTGCGGCGCGTACCTCCGCTGA